The Daphnia pulicaria isolate SC F1-1A chromosome 12, SC_F0-13Bv2, whole genome shotgun sequence genome contains a region encoding:
- the LOC124316754 gene encoding mitogen-activated protein kinase HOG1-like — MDPVNLKKLDSNHFAFECIKDLIGKPPTDGTQRLRKAADQFSDVLPLKINEIELGRGGFGTVYAGTYEGNNVAVKKIPIALMNHHETEDQKREVEEHIRLDHENVIKLLHFEEDKDVKYRYLVLELCAGTLTDYCDGNNYNGPELPPNGIVLYQIASGLHYIHSKKLVHRDVKPDNILVSITTPVQMKLSDFGLVKKVSSRGTFSQSKLKGTVNWMAPEMLELLDDDSRDSTPKELPHGTIQSDTFAAGCVFFYFLTGGKHPFGNNVTVPANILQNKPGNLMELVRQLKQQNMQSDDELVFLYNLIGKMIQKELKERMALPDVIKKLVAILPGKFKEVVMPILEDAGYCVSRFHPTDRVLACGVAGKVIYLSTADSSILFSYWKEDEILLQHGKIKEIQPMEWNMDGTQLAAICNSDECDVIVWSYPFIGEILFQMNLPKWMDTIEWNPFRPNVFAIFNRGLSFQFGGKKVFLLSSSPVVHQRKFHFCTIAREKTIGSVKWIAENRLALNLKNSDIEIWEIDESAATAKFVKRLGCEWITDMVWDERTKCLAACSWEGWIKIWPMDSEQPVHTLEVGGICCSLTWLKNFEKTKGKGMDDAARQSPAHFIWPSECI, encoded by the exons ATGGACCCGGTGAATTTGAAAA AATTAGATTCCAACCATTTTGCATTTGAATGTATCAAGGATTTAATTGGAAAACCACCAACAGATGGAACCCAACGTTTGCGAAAAGCTGCCGATCAATTCAGCGATGTTCTTCCGC TCAAAATTAACGAAATAGAACTCGGCCGTGGAGGATTTGGAACAGTTTACGCGGGGACTTATGAAGGGAATAACGTTGCCGTCAAAAAGATTCCAATTGCGTTGATGAATCATCACGAAACCGAAGATCAAAAACGGGAAGTGGAGGAGCACATCCGGCTGGATCACGAAAATGTCATCAAACTTTTGCACTTCGAGGAAGATAAGGACGTGAAATACAG GTATTTGGTGCTGGAATTGTGTGCCGGGACCCTGACAGATTATTGCGATGGTAATAACTACAACGGACCGGAATTGCCGCCGAATGGTATAGTCTTGTATCAAATCGCCAGTGGATTGCACTACATCCACTCCAAAAAGTTGGTCCATCGCGACGTCAAACCGGACAACATCCTCGTCTCAATCACAACACCCGTTCAGATGAAATTGTCCGATTTCGGATTGGTCAAGAAAGTGAGTTCCCGGGGGACATTTTCACAGAGTAAATTGAAAGGAACTGTCAATTGGATGGCGCCCGAAATGTTGGAGCTTTTAGATGACGACAGTCGTGATTCCACGCCCAAGGAACTTCCGCACGGAACAATCCAAAGCGACACATTCGCGGCCGGCTGcgtctttttctacttcctgACTGGCGGTAAACATCCGTTCGGCAACAACGTCACAGTCCCGGCCAATATTTTGCAAAATAAACCTGGAAACCTGATGGAACTCGTCCGTCAGCTCAAACAgcaaa ATATGCAATCCGACGATGAACTTGTTTTTCTCTACAATCTGATCGGGAAAATGATTCAAAAGGAATTAAAGGAAAGAATGGCACTGCCAGAtgtcataaaaaaattggtggcGATATTACCTG GTAAATTTAAGGAAGTTGTAATGCCAATATTGGAGGATGCTGGATATTGCGTCAGTCGTTTCCACCCGACCGATCGGGTACTAGCCTGTGGCGTTGCCGGTAAAGTGATTTATTTGTCGACGGCCGATTCgtccattcttttttcttattggaaGGAGGACGAAATTTTACTTCAACatggaaaaatcaaagaaattcaaccaatggaatggaat ATGGACGGTACCCAATTGGCTGCCATCTGCAACAGTGATGAGTGTGACGTCATTGTGTGGAGTTATCCGTTTATTGGCGAAATTCTCTTTCAGATGAATCTACCAAAATGGATGGATACAATTGAGTGGAATCCCTTCAGACCCAACGTCTTCGCTATTTTCAATAGAGGATTG tcTTTTCAGTttggaggaaaaaaagtttttctcttaAGTTCTTCGCCCGTCgttcatcaaagaaaatttcactTCTGCACAATCGCACGCGAGAAAACGATCGGGAGTGTCAAATGGATCGCCGAGAATCGACTCGCTCTCAACTTAAAAAATAGCGATATTGAAATTTGGGAAATTGACGAATCGGCGGCAACCGCAAAATTCGTTAAACGGTTGGGATGC GAGTGGATAACAGATATGGTATGGGATGAAAGGACAAAGTGTTTGGCCGCTTGCTCATGGGAGGGATGGATAAAG ATTTGGCCAATGGACAGCGAACAACCCGTTCACACCCTCGAGGTTGGCGGCATTTGTTGTAGTTTGACTTGGTTGaagaactttgaaaaaaccaaGGGCAAGGGAATGGACGACGCGGCCAGGCAATCGCCGGCACATTTCATTTGGCCAAGTGAGTGTATTTAA
- the LOC124316581 gene encoding transcription initiation factor TFIID subunit 5-like has protein sequence MEKAKTRILSQHSARVNSLSFSPDGRFLASADTDGILVIWSTKNWESVFTGEIKGRGCSLSWMSPSADVRDYKLTFDSSDGKVRVAEFTVGQSQTPTEGSKTFLLHVNKSINYPVVIRPKPPKKNFLFDFYKRKIK, from the exons ATGGAAAAGGCAAAGACAAGAATTCTCAGTCAACATTCAGCCAGAGTAAATTCGCTGTCGTTTTCACCCGACGGGCGGTTTCTCGCATCAGCGGACACGGATGGGATATTAGTAATCTGGTCAACTAAG AACTGGGAATCCGTTTTCACTGGCGAAATAAAAGGACGTGGCTGTTCCCTATCGTGGATGTCTCCATCTGCGGATGTCCGTGATTACAAATTAACTTTCGACTCATCTGATGGCAAG GTCCGTGTCGCAGAATTCACTGTCGGACAGAGTCAAACGCCAACCGAAGGATCGAAAACTTTTCTTCTGCACGTGAACAAGTCAATCAACTACCCTGTTGTGATCCGGCCCAAACCaccaaagaagaattttttatttgatttttacaaaagaaaaattaaataa
- the LOC124316516 gene encoding uncharacterized protein LOC124316516 yields the protein MSSTVNPTKMALERQKIGSFKLVERRFVEMDRRCDGRKVSITCFHPTEPVIVCGFNQVILLSAADWCVSLSEWKQKKIKFEFNSLLQIGSLRWNMNGSRLAAGCNEGSVYVWAYPTAEIVYKVQEHTDWIETLFWSPFKEHLFASCHILLDNVMIWNSFCSDTKRPCGILGEVGVVEWVSTDKIAIGFSNGLIEIRQINESESTLTSKIIKQYQQESSYWSLYEQQYPIFGLLLSKWMD from the exons ATGTCTTCAACAGTGAATCCTACAAAGATGGCCTTAGAACGCCAAAAGATTG GATCTTTTAAACTTGTGGAGCGGCGATTCGTCGAAATGGATCGACGCTGTGATGGTCGCAAAGTCTCCATAACCTGTTTCCATCCAACAGAACCCGTCATTGTTTGTGGTTTCAATCAAGTAATTTTGCTGAGTGCAGCTGACTGGTGTGTTTCTCTATCTGagtggaaacaaaagaaaatcaaatttgaattcaactCTCTGCTTCAAATCGGATCTCTTCGATGGAAT ATGAATGGTTCTCGATTAGCCGCTGGTTGCAATGAAGGTAGCGTCTATGTCTGGGCGTATCCAACTGCTGAAATTGTTTATAAAGTGCAGGAGCATACTGACTGGATTGAAACGCTATTCTGGAGCCCATTTAAAGAACATTTGTTTGCCAGTTGTCATATT ctCCTTGATAATGTGATGATATGGAATTCATTTTGCAGTGACACAAAACGTCCGTGTGGGATACTTGGCGAAGTTGGTGTAGTCGAATGGGTATCAACAGATAAAATAGCTATCGGATTCTCAAATGGGCTTATCGAGATTCGTCAGATCAACGAGAGTGAGTCAACTCTAACTTCGAAAATCATCAAACAATACCAACAAGAG tCGAGTTACTGGTCTCTGTATGAACAACAATACCCAATTTTTGGCCTCTTGTTATCAAAATGGATGGATTAA
- the LOC124316755 gene encoding uncharacterized protein LOC124316755 codes for MASSVASAQMIVPYQWILNIDEQEPKTFASKMILFRGERVFRVGLKNCAPSPILLFLAADLNRLGMRVEDVMYGVEDAGTSPAKMTQMMNKGISFDGNLQLFTIQLDEMVTGQRTFLFRICIKGNVSEYSYRLSDRLGKDQLWAAKDNPNFADVEFIVKGQKLLANKAILAARSPVFAAEFANLFLFPVKDVPHQYQIDGVEPSTMEQFLHFIYTGEPISSLGNEQLLKLAVKYQLKTLINLCQVALKKIETKLMADFMSSLKTEVEIPSSQISPEKDTEIFFDRTTPTFRCALQFQLSENGKSKCMMRYQDEDIFVAYFSGKSEKKKDHYHAFLIKPVIHFVCDMHRRFGWNVEDIYCGMQKPNQLFKMEPKKLEKQAELLIRLSVQLESDIYCSGPFQFNFDIKTVCTIGNYYYEMMDNAWLGDLWMAALTKKLTDVEIYVNNVGSVKVSVKVMEAHRAILSARSPVLNILLLNKVSSATKSSVNFGEGCNVDTVTLFLQFLYTGSLENANKDTNYKQLLELATTYEVETLKNCCQVANAVVPPDVEDLTSTLLEL; via the exons ATGGCTAGCTCTGTCGCCTCTGCCCAGATGATTGTGCCGTATCAGTGGATCTTGAACATTGACGAACAAGAACCGAAAACATTTGCCTCGAAAATGATTCTGTTTCGTGGCGAACGAGTTTTCCGTGTGGGTTTGAAGAACTGCGCCCCATCgcccattttattatttttggctGCTGATCTCAACAGACTCGGAATGAGAGTGGAGGACGTCATGTACGGGGTCGAAGATGCAGGCACCTCTCCAGCAAAGATGACGCAAATGATGAATAAAGGCATTAGCTTTGATGGAAATCTGCAGCTATTCACGATTCAACTTGACGAAATGGTCACCGGACAACGGACATTTTTGTTCCGCATTTGCATTAAAGGAAACGTTTCCGAATATTCTTATCGTCTCTCTGATCGTCTTGGCAAGGATCAATTATGGGCTGCCAAGGACAATCCAAATTTTGCGGACGTTGAATTCATCGTGAAAGGCCAGAAACTATTGGCGAACAAAGCCATTCTGGCTGCCCGCAGTCCCGTGTTTGCAGCCGAATTTGCGAATTTGTTCTTATTTCCGGTAAAAGACGTTCCTCATCAGTATCAGATAGACGGAGTGGAACCTTCAACTATGGAGCAATTTCTTCACTTCATCTACACGGGTGAACCAATCTCATCACTTGGGAATGAACAACTGCTCAAGCTGGCAGTTAAATATCAACTAAAAACTCTTATCAATTTGTGCCAAGTCGCACTAAAGAAAATTGAGACAAAACTAATGGCGGACTTCATGTCATCTTTAAAAACGGAAGTTGAAATACCTTCTTCCCAAATCAG TCCGGAGAAAGACacggaaatattttttgaccGAACGACGCCCACTTTTAGATGCGCTTTGCAGTTTCAGTTatctgaaaatggaaaatcaaaatgtatgATGCGATATCAAGATGAAGATATTTTTGTCGCTTACTTCAGTGGAAAaagcgagaaaaaaaaggatcattATCACGCATTTCTTATTAAACCTGTGATTCATTTTGTATGCGACATGCATCGAAGATTTGGCTGGAATGTTGAGGATATTTATTGCGGCATGCAGAAACCCAACCAATTGTTCAAAATGGAACCgaagaaattagaaaaacagGCGGAATTACTTATACGCTTAAGCGTCCAATTGGAGTCGGATATTTATTGCTCTGGGCCTTTCCAATTCAACTTCGACATCAAAACGGTCTGCACGATCGGCAACTATTATTACGAGATGATGGACAACGCTTGGTTGGGGGATTTATGGATGGCCGCATTAACCAAGAAATTGACTGATGTTGAAATCTATGTTAATAATGTTGGGAGTGTTAAAGTCTCGGTTAAAGTGATGGAAGCTCATCGGGCTATCCTATCCGCTCGCAGTCCTGTTTTGAATATCTTATTGTTGAACAAGGTCAGCAGCGCAACGAAATCTTCCGTTAACTTTGGCGAGGGATGCAATGTCGATACTGTGACACTTTTCTTGCAATTCCTGTACACTGGTTCGTTGGAGAACGCCAACAAGGACACCAACTACAAGCAGCTTCTCGAGTTGGCCACAACGTACGAAGTGGAAACGTTGAAGAATTGTTGTCAAGTGGCCAACGCTGTTGTTCCTCCGGATGTTGAAGATCTCACCAGCACTCTGCTGGAACTCTAA